The sequence AGAGGTTCCATGGCCTTTTTACTGTCAATCCCTGCAGcatttaccaaataaatacaaGGCTGAATAGAGGTGGATACCAGGTGCTGGGGAATCCTTTGATTTAggactaaaaaaaagaaattctaaggtTTTCATATCATATAAAGTTTCCTATCAATCCTCATATTCATAACAATTAGAAAAGTggattaataaaaaaacaaaatgaatcgTATTTCAGAGAGACAAGAAATAATGAATTTCCAAGCTAACtgcaaagggaaaatgaaaacccaGACTGGGAAGCATGAATAGTGGACACTTTCATGCTGAGATCATTTTAGTGTGTACCAACGCAGACATCATTTCCAGGGTCTTTGCCCTGGGGGTCACGTGATGTAACAGGAGACTCAAATAATACAGCACCAGCAACTTTGGTCCCTCAGGTAGGATAACCCCTGTAGATTTCTTATCAGGTATGAACGAACAATGAACATTGAGAAATCTTTGGCCTTGAATTTGGTTTTGGCTGGAGATTGATCAGGACTCCAGGGCCCTGCAGTCAGCAAACTCAAAGGTTAGGTAACACTAATATATTACCTGACATAAACACTGTTAAATAAACCCTGTATGCAGCAGCCTGAATCTTATTAGGGACCTGGAGAAAATTAATGATTTTGTCCCAAACTACTCAGTTCAACCCCACAATGTCTACTGCTCACCCCACTGGTTGCATGGTTGGGAAGATATGAGACAAATGTCTGTTCATTGGGCCTAGATCTCAGAATCCATCCCCCATGAATTCTGGACAATAATTCTGAGCAATAATTCTTGGTTGGGGCCCAATACATGTGTCATGAGGGTTTTCAGTGCAGGAGGTGGAAGACCTCCACTAGAAGAGGGCTTCATTTATAGTAACATTCTGTTTATATCAGTCTTGATACTGAGTAAAAaactggtttaaaaatatattaagtatatgaGAGGGTCCATATATAAGCATTTTTCAGGCTAAATTTTGTGGAAACTTTGAACCCAGAAAAGTCAGCAGGAGCAGAAGACACTTTTCCCTGACAGGATTTTATTCTCATGGCAAAGAGATGCATCAAAGGTCCTTGCAGGGCAGTCTGATGGGACTTCACAAGAGAATCTGAACCCATAACAACAACAAGGATGAAAGTGGAAGGTGGGTCCATGTagagttattataattattataatgtatGAACCAACTTGGTATGCTTCGGCCATTAGTTGGTTCTAGATGATCATAGACTGGATATGACCTCAGGCACCTGGAAGAGGTAAACTCCACTCTCAGGGATGCTGAACCACCTGGGAACAGAATCCCTGTGCAGTACACCATGTATTTAACTATCTGGGGGTCATTagtgagatggaaaaaaaaaagacctgtcaGCCCGAAACTCCACTGTGGGCACCTCTCCATTCACTGCCCTGGGCTATGACATCATCTACATCCAACTGCAAAAATCTGGACATCATTGGAGGAGTGCTGGGAGGGTCAGAGAGCCTGGAGGACTCAGTGTCTCAGCCCAGCAGGTGGCGCTTCGGACAGGTCCCTTGAGGCCAGGCTTCTGGTCCAGCCCAACTAGGGAAATACTCTAGTAATTCTTGCACACTTGGCAGGTAGTGTCCTCACTGCCATGTAACTCTGCAGCATCCGTGCCCCTGGAGGTGCATGGGTGCTCAGCTCTGACTCCCTCCCTTGTTCATGTTGCATCCTCCTCCCCGTGTAGTCATTGTCCAGGCTGGTGTTCAGGCAGGACAATCCGATGCTGGAGAGGTTCCCAGGATGAAATGAATCACCTGCAATGCTACCTGGTCTGGACAAGGGACCACTGTGGAGGAGAGGATGGGAATGCCAACCGTGTGGCCTCAGCCACCAGAGCCCTGGGCTTCTCTGTCctgtcctctcctcctctcctcctctcctccctcacaGACTAGGGGTTCCCTTCAGGGATGAATAGAAAagatgcaggggtgggggaagcattTGGACTACTTGGTTCCCTTCATCGTTTTGTGTGTGGTCATCACCCTGTTCCTTCTGTCACCTTATGGCCTCCAGCTTTCCTTTCAGGACCCCTCAGACTAAGCCCTCAGGCTTGTGGTTAATGTATCACTCACATCCTTCCCTTGGGGGAACGGAAGGCTTCCCTCAGCCCTGGTTGTCTGGGAATGACTCCACACCTTGCACAAATCATATATGGTCTTTAGGTGACATGGGAACAACAGACCCACCACCAGCCCTCCACCTGCTTTTCCAATTGACCTCACCTGTGTCTCTCCAGGCATTCCTGACTCTGTGGGCATCGCCCTCCATCCACCTGACACTCTGgaccatccctccctctcccacagcCTGGAGTCCAGTAAGTCTGCTCCCACCGTCCCACCTGGGGACACAAGCCCCTGCACTTTTCCCCATTGCCTTGGCTGTCACGATCttccagcccctccctcctcctaaTGACCCTTCTAGGTCTCCCTGTCCCACATTCTGTACTATGATGTCCACTGAAGCTAATTCTCTGATGAGCACCCCTGAGGACAGGCACAACTGGGATAAAAAATCTCACAGTAAATGGAGGGGAAGGAGATCACAGGATGGCCCTGCACTGGTCCCTGCTTGATGTCCAGGCCCTGCTCTGTCCCCAAAACACTGGCAGCTTCATCAGACTTTTCCGTCTCCTGTCAACCCTGCTCTGGAAGTGCCTGGCATTCCCACactctgtgtcctcctctgtgaagaTATGTCCCCCCCACCACAAGCTCCTCCTCACACTCAGCACATGGATCCATGAATAGAAAAGGTGCAGGAGTGGGGGAAGCATTTGCACCACTTGGTTCCCATCATCGTTGTGTGTTTGGTCATCACCCTGTTCCTTCTGTCACCTTATAATCTCCAGCTTTCCTGTCAACCCTGCTCAGGAAGTGCCTGGCATTCCCACCTCTGTGTCCCCTAGGTGAAGATATGTGTCCCCCCACAAGCTGCTGCTCACACTTAGCACGTGAAGCCAACCCGCCTCCCCTGAGGCCCACCTGCAGGGACAGAGACCCTCTGCTCTGTGTTCCCTGTGTCTGGTCTTCAGGTCCACAGCAGTTCCTGGTTCTCCTGGAAGACGACTGCACAGATCCCTCCTGCTAGAACCCAGTCCGTGTAGGAATCCTGATCAGAGAAGGCATCCCAGGACCTCTATCCATTGCTGGAGGGTCACTGTCACATGCTGAGAGCACAGAAttcagagaagcagaggaagaggaggcttgcctaaggtgggaaaggagagatTTGCCCAGAGACCAGCTGGGGGTGAAGTGAGATGGAGTTTGAGCTTTCTACAGGATAGGGTCTCCCAGTTATGCAATCCCTGGTGCTGGGTACTTTACTGGTGCTGGGTACTTTACTTTTATATGAACTAAATAGTTGTGTCCTCTGTGAACTGGGATGGGTACCTGGATCTGTTTGTGGGCCTGGATCTGTTTGTGGGCCCCAGCAGGTGCTTCCTCCAGGCCCACCAGGGGGAAGCTAGTCCATCAGGAATAACTCCCTGTCACAGGGCCACAGACCTGTAAGTgaacaggagggagaggcaggggtggTCACATTTGTATGAGCAGCCCCTTCTCTGTGAGGCCCTGGGACAGGGGATAAGACAGGCCAGGGGaagcccagccccagctctgtGGGCTAAGAAATGGCTGCATCACCATGGCCTGGATCCCTGTACTCCTCATGCTCCTCTGTCCCTTCACAGGTAGGACAGGCCACAGTGCAAGAGAGGGGGACCCCAGCCTAAGTCATATCCAGGTGGCTCCCCTCCTCAATCACAATTACCCTGTTTCTTGTCTTCATTGTGACGTGTGTGTTTCTGCAGTCCATCCCATCCAGTCCATCCCAGCCTGTGTTGACCCAGCTGCCCTCCGTCTCTGCATCCCTGGGAACAACAGCCAGACTCACCTGCACCCTGAGCAGCGGCTGCAGTGGTGGTCATATGCTGGTTCCAGCAGCCAGGAGGCCTCCTGAGTACCTGCTGATGGTCTACTGAGACTCACCAGGGCTGCGGTGGCCCCAGCCGCTTCTCTGACTCCAAGGACACCtcggccaatgcagggctcctgCTCATCTCTAGGCTGCAGCCTGAGGACAAAGCTGACTGTCACTGTGCTACAGACCATGGCAGTGGGAGCAGCTCCCGATACTCACAGCGTCTCAGATAAGGAGGATGTTAGACAAAGATGCCTGGAACCACAGACCTTGTCTTGAACTACTTTTCAGAGAAACTTACCTGGAGACTCATGGAAGGGGTACATATATGTAGGAAGGtctggattctttctttttttaaaaaaattgtatttatttatttattcatgagagatacagagagagacagagacacaagcagagggagaagcaggctccctgcagggaacctgatgcaggactccatccatgaacccgggatcacaacctgagctgaagatagatgtTCAACGACTGAGGCATGCAGGTGCCCAGAAAGTCTGGattcaaaaaatgaaagataaatactaAGGATATGCCTGCAAAGTGACACCTCATAGGTCATCcgaggaaggcaggaagagatGAGAGGCCAGAGCCCAACTGCACAACCCCTTGGGGGCCGGAGAAGATGGACAGGGATAAATATTGTGTCTGCAACTGAACCTGCCACCCAGCAAATATTCATCCACAGTCAGTTCCATCATCTCGTTCCATAAAGTGTGACCTTTCTCACTACTGATGTACCCAAAGCTGATGCACTGTCTATAACCCTGGTCACAGACAGTCTCCTCTCTCTGAACCAGACATACGTGAATTTTGACCAGATCCTGCAGACTCTCCCCGacaacacccccacccctccctcctcttctcccctttGCTCCCCTGTCCCTCAGGCTTGTCTCTCCCTCTAGTTCTTGAGGTCTGAGGTCTGTCTCCACCTCAGGATTTCAGAGAAAACCAGAAATGATTTTGCTGTAGTTTCCAGTCCCCAGGGTCCATCTATGGGGAGGAGAATGACCAGAAATTAGGATTGCATGTGAAACCCTACATTGTCCTTCCTGTTTCTGTCACTCGGCAGCACCTGCACGTCTGATTCAGGGATGTTGTTACAGGGCTGCTCTCATATGAGTCCTCACTGCCTGGATCAATCCTCCCCCAGGTAGAAGGGCTTTGAGACACGGGCCTTGAAATCCGGGCTGAGATAAAGGGCAATCCCCTGTGTGTGGAGAAGTCTTAAAAGGGACTGAGGGCCACTTGGCCTAATTTTAGTTCATGCGTGCACAAACATGCAGACACAAAAACACACTCTCACTCACAGCTGTATCATCTCTGGTTGTATATTGTCCTGGGCTCTGCAGTTTTGGGGCTTCTCCATCCGTCCAAAAGTTAAGCTAATCTGTGCTCACCAGCTGTCCTTGGTGTCACAGTCTCCAGAAGGCAAAATCCCTAGTAGGAGTGAACACGAGTGACTGAGGTGCTGTCACCTGGTAGCCAGGATATGCTTTGAATACCTGTTGTTTGGGACAAAGCTGATCCTCAGGATTCCCAGGGGGAGTCTCTGTCCCCTTAGGCAGCTCAGCCCCCCACATTTTTCTGGGCTTCAATCAGCACTTGAGGCCGATCAGTACTTTGATTCTGAGACCCCAGCCTCAGTGCTGATCCACCAGAGGTCAAGGCCCCCAGGGATATGGGACTCACCCTCCCTGTGCTCTCAGGGCTGGGCTGTCAATCCCACAGTCTCACCAGGGACACCTCCAGCCAGGCTGGACCTCTGCTAAATCATCTGATCCAAGTCAGGACCACAGGGTCTGTGACCTCAGGGACATAGTCCCCTCATCTCCACTCTCCACCACTCACAGGAGACCTTTGACAACAACTCTGGGTCCAGGTGGCTTTTTCCAAAAGAACTTCATTCTTCTACTCCTGGATGGCTGAATGAGCAATTGTTCTCTCCTGAACATGCTGGACACAGGTGCCTGGGCACCAGCCGTGCACACCCCAGATAGGCATATGACCCTTAATTTCTCATCCTGGAAGCTCATCTGTGTATGGGAATTCAAGCACTCAGATGGTTCTGAAGTTCATACAACAGGGTCCTCCTCGGGGCTCATGGGCACCACTTCAGGCTTTCCTACCTGCATAATCAGACCCATGATATAATCATAAGATTTAAAAAGGGATCCGTggcagagacacacaaagagagagaggcagagacatagacagagggagaagcaggctccctgcacagagccggatggggggcttgatcccaggactccaagatcatgccctgagacaaagacagatgcttaaccattgagcaaCCCAGAAGTCTCTCGCACCAAGAAATTAGAGTGAAGCCTAAAATCTATGCTGCAGTGATAGGAGACCATGTGAGGGGACACATATCCCGATCATAGGAGGAGAGTGGCCAGAGCTCTGGTGACAGGACCTGAGTCCTAAAGCCAACTGATCCCCATGTCATGCAGGGTGAGGTGGCGTCAGGATGCCAGAAGGCAGTTGAGGCTTATTTCTTAGGGCTCAGGCTGGATCAGAGCTGGGAACACCACCTGGCACTGACTGTGGCCTCTGCTCAGGGCTCACAGGTGGGACCTCCCTAATCACACCCCAGCCCCaagcagcccctcccctgcccacccccctgacattctcaggcagagggacctgacccagggccagggagggtcAGAGAACTGGGGTCTCATTTGCATGGAcggcccctccctctctcagaggatgaagaggggaagggagagatgagggGAGGCTCTGCTCAGCTGTGGCGCCACAGAAGACAGGATCAATGATGATCTTCATCATGGCctggtcccctctcctcctcagcctccttgTTCACTGCACAGGTGACTGGATGTGGGACAGGGGGAGGGGACCTGGGTGTACTTGTAGCGTTTTGTTCCCTCCTCTTGTCTCCAGACCCCATCATtaccctctgtgtctctgcctcttgcagggtcctgggcccagtcTATGCTGACTCAGCCGGCCTCAGTGTCTGGGTCCCTGGGCCAGAAGGTCACCATCTCCTGCACTGGAAGCAGCTCCAACATCGGTGGTAATTATGTGGGCTGGTACCAACAGCTCCCAGGAATAGGCCCTAGAACTGTCATCTATAGTAATAATTACCGACCTTCAGGGGTCCCTGATCGATTCTCTGGCTCCAAGTCAGGCAGCTCAGCCACCCTGACCATCTCTGGGCTTCAGGCTGAGGACGAGGCTGAGTATTACTGTTCATCATGGGATGATAGTCTCAGAGGTCACACGGTGCTCCAGGCCTGTGGGGAAGTGAGACAAAAACCCACTTACCCGTCTGCAAAGTGAGTGAGCGCCCGCCCCAGCAGCTGCCTACTTAGGCTCCCCCTGGGTTTCTGCTGATTCTTCATTCGATGCCCTGATTCCGAGTGCATCTTTGTGACCGTCCTGGGAATGGCACCTGCTCATCATCTGTGACCTCAGAGTCACTCAGATTAGCCCCATTTGTATACAACGAGTCTCAAAGGATACAGGAAATTTTGTCCTCATGAGCTGCGACAGTTTCCTCGAGCCTAGTTAACATTCACTTAtcatcttctgatttttcaataaatgaaaCACTCATAAGTCATGAAG is a genomic window of Vulpes vulpes isolate BD-2025 chromosome 10, VulVul3, whole genome shotgun sequence containing:
- the LOC112907482 gene encoding immunoglobulin lambda-1 light chain-like isoform X4, producing the protein MMIFIMAWSPLLLSLLVHCTGSWAQSMLTQPASVSGSLGQKVTISCTGSSSNIGGNYVGWYQQLPGIGPRTVIYSNNYRPSGVPDRFSGSKSGSSATLTISGLQAEDEAEYYCSSWDDSLRGHVFGGGTHLTVLGQPKASPSVTLFPPSSEELGANKATLVCLISDFYPSGVTVAWKADGSPITQGVETTKPSKQSNNKYAASSYLSLTPDKWKSHSSFSCLVTHEGSTVEKKVAPAECS
- the LOC112907482 gene encoding immunoglobulin lambda-1 light chain-like isoform X5, giving the protein MMIFIMAWSPLLLSLLVHCTGSWAQSMLTQPASVSGSLGQKVTISCTGSSSNIGGNYVGWYQQLPGIGPRTVIYSNNYRPSGVPDRFSGSKSGSSATLTISGLQAEDEAEYYCSSWDDSLRGSVFGGGTHLTVLGQPKASPSVTLFPPSSEELGANKATLVCLISDFYPSGVTVAWKADGSPITQGVETTKPSKQSNNKYAASSYLSLTPDKWKSHSSFSCLVTHEGSTVEKKVAPAECS